The genome window TAAGCAATTCGGTAGATTTACGAGAACCAATTTTGCCTAAAGCCAGAACGGATGCAGCAATGGTTGGTTCCTCTGCTTGGGCGTTCCGAACATTCTGTATGAGATAGTCTTCACCTGGTTTGTATCTAACTCTCCCAATCGCCATTGCGTACGTTTTGTCTTTCTCAGGATCACGATTGGCACGAGCCATTTTTAGAATTGCAGATCCTTGGTTTATTGCGTTGCATTGGAATAAAGCCTCAACGGTCGATAGACGAGTTGTATGATTGTCCGAATCAAGATATTCTATAAGATGAGGTCCGGCTTTTGGATCCTTCATGCGACTCAACGCATCGATGATTGTATCCGGGAATATTTCTTTGTCTTTTTTTAGTGCAATGATTTTATTTAGCGATGATAAATCTTTGTATTCACCAAGTGCGATTGCGGATACACTTCGTACGCCTGGATCAGTATCTGTGGAAATTAATTTTTGAATCTGAGGAATGCAGTCTAGGTTGTAATTTTCCATACAATCTAATACAGCTTGTCTTCTAAGCCCGGTGTCAGTGCTTTTTAGATCTTCAATCATCGATTTGTTGACTACTGGTTGCTTTTCATCGTCTGGTAATTTTTCAGGCATGGGAGGTCCAGAACATTCAGATAAAATAAAGAAAGAGAAAATAGAAAAGATTAGAAATTTATAATTCATTGCTTAATAGACTACCAATTTATATGTATAAGTGATTAGATTTAGAGATCAAGTATTTATTGTTATAGAACGAGGCAGTATAGAAATACTGCCCCTTGAAATTTAGTAACTGTGAAAATTAGCTACTAGGAACTTGAGATTTAGCTTCTCGAAGACTTGCTAATTCTTTTTTGTAAGATGCAATGTCCTTGGATGCGATGGATTCTTCAACAGACGAAAGTCTGGAATTCTCCAATGTATATTCCAATAACTCGATTCTCGATTCCATTTCTTTCACTTTGTAATCGAAATAAGTTGCCATCTCTTTTGGATTTGCATCTTTTTCGCTCGGACTTGCTGGAGGTTCAGAACCAGGAGCTGCATACTTCGAAGCTGCGATCATAGAAGCAAATTTGGATTCAACTGCTGTAAATGAATCCAGGTTATCCAAGATTTGCTTTTCCTCTGCTTCGTTTAGAGTGCCTTTGTATTCGTTTGGAATGTACACATTGTTCGGGTATTTCCGAGCAAAATCTTGCCACTCTTTACGAACTTTCTCCTTGAGCTTGGGATCTTTTGCTTCCAAAGCATGGGGCCACAATTTCTCAACCATAGATTTTTCTTGATCTTCTGGTCTTGGTGCCTCAGGAAAATTGGAAAAATCAGATCCTCCAGAACTTGAGGTGAACGACCAAGGACTATCCTTGGAATCGTTTTGAGCTGTTTGATCGGAGTCTTTATCAGTTTTTGGTAAAAGAATTATTACCAATAAAAGGACAATGGTTCCGACTATTACAAATAACCATTTTCTTTTATCCATCTTCAACTCCTTATGTGAAAATTCCAATCACCCAAGAAATGAACTGACCAAATATTGTCTGAGTCAAGAATTTCTTAAGGTCTACAGGGTTTCTGTTGAGGCTATCATAAAACCAAGCTGAATATTCATCAACTTTTGCAATGTTGTAGCCATAACGAGAGTTAATTGAATCAATCAATTCATTAGCAAATACAGCATGACCTAACATATTAGGATGCACTCCATCAAGTCCGAAAACTCCAGGTTTACCAGGAAGTGGCCAGTTAGCTTGAGCATTGCCTGGGCTATATCCACTTGAATGTCTAATTGGTCTTCCGTTTTCTTTAAGGTCATCAAATATCACTTTCAAATCAGCAACTGCATAACGATTCGCAGCACCTTGTGCTTTGATCTCATTGTTAAGCATTGTCAGAAAGTTATTGATAGTGTTGATCTCAGTTGCATCAAGAACGTGGCTTGGGCTAGAAACTGAGCTTCTGAAGAAAGCTTTAAGTCCACTATAAGCTGCACGATTTTGTGGGTCTTTGTACGGCTCAAGAAAAGCAATTGCTGTAACGTTTGGTACGGTAAAAAGTACTCCACCTTTTACAGAGCCGATATTTGCCATTCTTCTAAATACTTCTCTAATATCTCTTTTGAACCTTGGCTCATCTAGACAATCAAGCGAAGTGTGCAATGCTGTACAGAGAACATGATTTGCACCAGCGGATCCAAACACGAAACTTGGTTTGTTTTTCTCCATGACTTCCATCTGAGTTCCAGAACTTCTTAGTCCGAATTGATGGAATTTATCTGGCTCTTGGCAATCTGCTACGGTAACCCATCTATAAGTATAGTGATACCAAGTTCTCCAATACCAATCTTTTTCCTGCTTCTTTGCTGTGATATCTTCACATTTTCCAGAAGTCTTGAGAACTGTTGTATACTCGGCGCCTGTGATTCCGGCATGGGATGGTAGAGAGTAAGTTTTCTGGTTGCCACCAATGATCGCCAAACCAATACAAATCGGTCCGCAATCTCCTTTTAGCACATCTTCCAAGTTAATGAAAGGTCCTTTCAGTTCGTTGTATGTAACGCTTGATCCAGCTTGCTTGGATACGAGTACTGGGTATGCCCAGTCTTGAGTCTTCTTTTCAACTGTAGCACCAAAGAATCCTTGGCTCAAGGAATCTCCAATTACGCCTGGCTTGCGAAATAAGTCTGCTTGGGATTGGGCACTGATACTAGAAACTGCTAACAAAAGCAGCAATCCAGTGATGCCTTGCAATAATCTTGCCATATTTTCTCCTCCGTTCGAGAATATTCGGAAATTTATTTACTTAGAGGACATACTTATGTCTATTCCGTGGAATTGTCAATAAAAAATCAACATGAACAATCTATTAAATTGATTTGCCTTATAAACAGCTTCCAAAAACTTAGAAAGAAAGACAGTCAAGAGAAGGGTAAACAATCGATGTACCAGCCATTTACTGAGCAACAATTGGAAATCCGAAACCTAGTTTGGAATTTTGTTAAGAAAGAAATTACACATGAAGTAGCCATCCATTGGGATGAAGAGAATAAAGCACCAGTCGAACTCCTAGCAAAAATGAGAAATGAGCTTGGAATCAACGGTCTTGTGATTCCAGAAGAATACGGTGGTTGGGGACTTGGCTCTGTTGAGCAGTGCCTTGCAATCGAAGAACTTTCAAGAGGTTGTTTGGGAATCGCTCTTGGCTTTGCATACACTGGACTTGGAATGCTCCCACTTTTGAAGGGTGCAACTCACGAGCAGAAATTGAAATGGCTACCAGGAATCGCTGATGGTTCCGTTGGAGTATCATTTTGTCTATCCGAACCTGGAGCTGGATCTGACGTTCCTGGAATGACAACTCGTGCCGAGAAAAAAGGCGATAAATGGATCATCAATGGTGCAAAACAATGGATCACTGGTGGTGGATTAGCAGACTATTTTACAGTTTTCGCATATACTGATAGAAACAGAGGAACTCGTGGAGTATCTTGCTTCTATGTTCCTAAGACTGCAAAAGGATTAATTGTCGGTAAGAAAGAAGACAAATTAGGAATCCGTTCCTCTGACACAAGACAGATCATTTTCGAAGACTGTGAAGTTGGCGAAGATGCATTGGTTGGTAAAGAGAATATGGGTTTTATCTATGCTCTTCAAACACTTAACGCTTCTAGACCTTTCGTTGCTGTGATGGGTGTTGGTGTTTCTCAAGCTTGTATGGACTACGCAAGTAGA of Leptospira sp. GIMC2001 contains these proteins:
- a CDS encoding acyl-CoA dehydrogenase family protein, which encodes MYQPFTEQQLEIRNLVWNFVKKEITHEVAIHWDEENKAPVELLAKMRNELGINGLVIPEEYGGWGLGSVEQCLAIEELSRGCLGIALGFAYTGLGMLPLLKGATHEQKLKWLPGIADGSVGVSFCLSEPGAGSDVPGMTTRAEKKGDKWIINGAKQWITGGGLADYFTVFAYTDRNRGTRGVSCFYVPKTAKGLIVGKKEDKLGIRSSDTRQIIFEDCEVGEDALVGKENMGFIYALQTLNASRPFVAVMGVGVSQACMDYASRYSREREQFGTKISTFQAVQHMLADMSIKLETSREIAYKAARMADANDPNLPKYSAIAKAYCSEMAMQNSLDAVQIYGGYGYTKEYPVEKLMRDAKILCIFEGTTQIQKNEIAAYVIKEAASNKD